AATCGtatcaggtgtgtacccgaaatgcaTAAAAACGGGATTCAGCAAAAGCTGAAAAACCCCACTGTTgataccacatggccgtgtggtaggccgtgtgcgacgaCACGATTGTGTGATCGACGAAGGCCAAGCCGTGAGCAAGACActgctgtgtgggccacacgggttaAATCAGACTGGGCATGTGGGCCTACACAAGTGTGTCACACAAGCATGTGagctaggccgtgtgatccactcgggcaaggccaatctaggcgtgtgggccacacgggtaacccacatgggcgtgtgggcccatattaCTGAAATTATTTGTAGAGTCGTATGAGTTGTCCTAATCGACCAtgggcctaccgtagggtcaGTAAATGCTATCTAGCCCTAAAACCAAGTGATCGATTAGATAGGAATATGGTTATGAGCATGCCTATGTTTGTTTATCTGTTATCTGTTTATaaaagcatgttaagcatgatttATCTGTTAATTCTGTATGCATGTTCTGTTACTATGATTCGGGTAGGATGATTTATATTGGAGAAAGTATTCTGAAAGGTTGATTATGCCTAATATCTGGCAGCATGGGTGCAATATATCTGATACGTGCCGCATCAGTACAATGTGGCGTGTAAGGCTAGGTGGGTGTTTTAAGCCTTacctggtgtgtagggatggtcggagatgtgtgtagaggatgggggtaggattctgatatcTGATTTGTATATCTGTATCTGAAATGGGCTCAAGCCTGAAACTGTATCTGTATCTGACATGGCCATAAGCTCAATTGTGAATCTGTTTGACTTGTAATATTCTGTATGTGCACATGCTTAATTCTGCTGGGTTagacactgagtttacgtaaactcacccctattatgtttatctgtacaggtaactCACAGTTTTAGGCAGATTGGTGCAGCAGAGGACTCAGCAATGACCACATATTTTactgttttattttgttttgggttATTAAGTTTTGTTTCTGGGACTCTAGACTCTTTTAAGATTTTGACGTTGGTTTCGAGTTTTTGGTTTTGCTTATTTATAAGTGTGATGGTTTTCTAAAATCTTAAACAGATTTTTTGTTCACAACGTTTTTTTACAAGCTTTCGCTACAAATACGTTTTATCTCTAAATGATTAAATGAAAGAAAGCTTTGAAATTAATTATAATGCTAAAGGCTAATGAACCGGAAAGATTTTAACTTAACGACAATGGTTTTTCAACCCATTTCATGTGACACTTTcggatttggccataacatctaggccgagtttggggtgttatactAACTTTGAATACACACACGGTCTGGCATACAAcctgcgacacggccgtgtgtcctcacTTCAAAAGTTCACATGGTCTGGGCtatgtcacatggctgtgtgaccacTGTTTTgcaaattttcaagtttttctaaAACTTtctgatttgattcaatttgatCCTGGATCATCCTCAAATTGTTTTTTAGGGCTCCGTAAGTTCGATTTAAGGTCCATAAGTGATTTATTCTATAAATTGATTTCGTTTGTTATATGTTTGTTAATTATTTGTTTAATTGGtctgaaatgaaatgaaatgttcTATATTGCTTAGTAACACTCTgtaaattttcaagattttctaAAACTTTCTGATTTGATGCAATTTGATCCTAGATCGTCCTCAAATTGTTTTTTAGGGCTCCGTATTTCGATTTAAGGTGCATAAGTGTATTTATTCTATAATTTGATTTCATTTGTTACATGTTTGTTAATTATTAATTTGGTTAATTGGTCTGAAATGAAATGTTCTATATTGCTCGGTAACACTCTGTAACCTTAATCCAATAATAGAGACAAGTTGGAGGTGTTACAATTTGGATTAATAAACTACTTTGTATATTAAAAAATGTTTAGCTActttgaattaattaattaatttatatttagattaattgttgttaaatttgtgaatttgacAATAGCCACATGTTAGTTTGCACTATGAACTTTTATCTTtcaaagtataaaaatattatataggaaaaacaatatttaaaaagtAATTGGGTTCGGATAGATTGATTATTTATATTGTTATTTAAGTTCTGATTGAGTTAGTGTTACGAATCAATCAAGTATAAACTCAATTAGGAAAATTACGAaaatattttttgtaattaaaataagttatattattgaaAAGTATTTGAGtcttttcatttaaaaaaatatcatttttctTTTGCGTGTGATTGGATTTGAACTTATACTatttagtatcaatagaacattaCTTTTAGCACTAAACCAAAGCTTCATATTAAtctaatatttacaatttaaatgAAATATGCATAGTTTATTACCtccatcaattatatatatacttactatTATTTAAGTCCCCGATTGAGTTGTTGTCATGAGTCAACCGGACACCAATTCAGTTGgagaaattatgaaaatgttctTTTAtacttaaaataagttatattatttgaggtacttttaatttatttattttaaaaaccaataaaaatatgtatatggtAATATTTAAACCCACATCAATTACATTAACAAAATCTTGAATTTACCACTTAGCTAAActttattttaatctttttatacATTTTAGTTTTATCATGTATGCTTTATTACCTCTATGAGTTGTACATATTGTTGATTTGAGTTAGTGTTAGAAGTTAACTTGATGTCAACTCAATATTGATGACAATATCATGTCAAACAATTATATTTATTTAGTATTTGTAACTTgatgtatttatgtgtttaaattttattttactcacaaattaatataattttttcattttaatatcatattatttaatgtgttattattaattagtttcaaaccgtATATTTATAACTAATTGTATGTAACTTTTAGATAacatttatattataaatttgtTGTTTCCGTCTACATACGTGTgtgataatatttcataatattgtTCATCGAGTTGTGTCACAAGTCAACTTGACACTAACTAAGACTGATTACAACACTATGATAATCACTTGTACTACATTTAGTATTcttaatatattatgtatttacatgtttaaatatcattttactcacaatttaatctattttttattttaatatcgtacatatttcatgtgttattattaattagtctCAAACTAcacatttaattaattattttatgttattgtTAAACCGTCCTCTTTATTCTAAGCATGTTGTTTCCAcatgcatacacgtatgatagaatttctaataataattttagtcAATTGTTCCAACCGTTATAAATTATAGTCAGTTAGattagttaaatataaataatagtttaaaataaccaaatattcacttttaataattataatttttaaaatttaaaattgaatagaatataaaaatataatgacttatttggcctttcaattttacaaaaaaaattattttagtttttcatttaaatttttgcCCTTTTAGTATTTAAACTTACTTTATTTGCCAAATCACCTCAAAATGGATGAAAATATTAATGTCGGTAACTTTGCTAATGTgacatattaataattaattgtttttttaatttaattagacatattaataattaatttctaACTTGGCATTTACGTGGATGGCATAGTAAAGTTAATGTATGTTaactttttcatccattttggGGTGATTAAACAAATAATGCAAGTTTAAGAATTAAAAAAAAGGTGAAAAATTAAATGGATGACTAAAATAACTTTTTATAAAGTTGGAGGTTGTAATAAATCATTATGCCTAATTAGGGACGGATCCAAGATTTTACTTCAGGGAGACGAAACTTATAAATCCGAACAACttttttttaatgtaaaaaaGTGTCTGTTCTTCTTGGGTACTTTCTTTTTTCcttataaaaaaatcaatttttttaaaagcaTGAATGATTTAactgaaaaaaattaaaagaaaaaatcacACTATATAAAACTAAATATCTTTTCCAagatgcaaaaataataattaatactatattaaaaattcataaatatcattataattctaaaaattaaattaaaaaaggcTTGGTATTTCGTTCAGGAGCTTGAGAAGATtcgatatttgattttttttcactAATAACAAAAGGTTAAGGAACCGGTTGATATGATTACTTTCTGACACCCTTTTCTTGAAAAAGGATTCGATTTTTTTGTTGACCGTAGTTTAATCAAAAAACCTCAAGActgtaataaaatattaaacaataaCATGttaggaaaaatgaaaaaaatcaaataaataaaaatataatttatgcaAAAATGTTTATTGAGAGGTCTTCTACATAAAGAGTCAAGAGGaagataaattatatttttttactcTATACTCTTAGTCTCGGTATCAAactcctttctttttctctttgtaGTGTTGTCACCTTATCAGAAGAAGATAATTCTTTAGTAAGACATACAAATCAAAATACAAGAAAATCACTAACCTGATATAAATGAGTATAGatcaaataaattaattatgaaatttGGCTTTAAAGTGAACATTAAAcctctaaaatatttaattattattattaaaattatataattaaaaattaaaaatattttattaatataaagtaTGAAATACAAATTAGTAACAGGGACGAAGACTATACTATGTACAtggtaatttatttataaaatctaaaaatttgaaGAGGGCGAATATAAATGAAACGGAATTAAAATCAAATCACAAACCGAATGAAAATGATGTGGTGTAAAGTGTAAACTGAAATCGGGTCAAAAACCTTTGAAAAAAATGGGGTAAAAAACCCGCCCAATATAAAAAAGCGCGCCCCTCGCTAATCCAAAGTCCATGAAACCAAATTATCATTTGTCATTACTCTCTCTCCATAAAGAGAGAAGCCTAATCAAACCAACCAACCAGCAATCCCTTTCCCTTTCAATCTTCCTTCGCACtctaagatttaaaattttgaaaaacaatTAAAACGTGGACCCCACTCGCCAGCTATTTCTCCCTTACCCCTTCGCATTTACCCGCCACCCACGCGACAACAACAACACACACTCGCACTCTCAAGGAAAAATTAAGGAGAGGAGAAAacgaaagaaaagggaaaataaagaaaaaaaaaaaggggcaaTTCGACGCTCCGGTCCTAATCCAATTTTGGcgggaaactttcaaaaattttctcattACGAGGGAAAGTGAATCCCTAATTTAAAAAACCTTAGTAGGTTTCTCTCATTATATATGTTCTTCTTAGGGCTTGTACTTTGCGTTCAAGCCGGAAACCTGTTcgacgaaaatccttaagagtGAGTGCCCATCAAGaacaaaacaaaaccaaatttcaAGAAAATATGTATGTGGTTAAGAGAGACGGGAGGCAAGAGGCGGTCCATTTTGACAAGATTACCGCGAGGTTGAAGaagctcagctatggtcttagCATTGACCACTGCGATCCGGTGCTCGTCGCTCAGAAGGTTTGCGCTGGTGTTTACAAAGGGGTTACTACTAGCCAGCTTGATGAATTGGCTGCTGAAACTGCCGCTGCTATGACTGCTAACCACCCCGATTATGCTTCCGTAAGGGTTCTATTTcttttttgatttaattttcaaaacatgGGTAGTTTTTGCTGATTAAAACTTATGATTGCAGTTGGCAGCCAGGATTGTTGTTTCGAATTTGCATAAAAATACTAAGAAATCATTCTCCGAGACGTAAGTGCTTTCAATCTAAAGTTGTTAgtgcttttttttctttgttgggAAGGATGCAATTGATGTTTTGAGAATGCGTGGTTTGTAAATGTAGGATCAAGATCATGTACAATCATTTCAATGAGAGATCTGGACTGAAGGCTCCTTTGATTGCTGATGATGTTTATGAGATCATCATGGAGGTATTCTGATAATCTTTTAATTTTCTTCTTTTATACGCTCAAATTTTGGTGGTGGTTGTTGATCatgttgaattattttattttaaaacatgtAATCATTAGAACTGACCTATGGCTTAGTTCAAATTTTTAATTAACGTCAAAATTGTATCGTGCTTATAGAAGGTAGCAACATATTTGTGAAAGACAGCGTGTTTGAATTTCTTTTTGGTTGTTTGGTTTgttctttgattttctttttcttgctTTAATTAGCAAATTTTTGTAATGGGTTTTATACGTATTAATGAATTCTGTATAATTGTTTTGGTTTCAGAATGCTGCTTGGTTGGATAGTGAGATCATATATGATCGTGACTTTGACTATGATTACTTTGGCTTCAAAACCCTGGAGAGGTCTTATCTCTTGAAAGTTCAAGGGAAGGTTATAGAAAGGCCTCAGCACATGTTAATGAGGGTTGCTGTTGGAATTCATAAGGATGACATTGATTCTGCTATAAAAACTTATCACATGATGTCTCAAAGATGGTTCACTCATGCTTCTCCCACTCTTTTCAATGCTGGCACTCCAAGGCCTCAAGTATGTATTGCATACAAACAAGACATTAAGTTCCTATACTTAAATGCCATTGTTTACTAACTATTTTGCTTACATGCATAATATTTGGATTATGTTCTGTCAGTTGAGCAGTTGCTTCTTGGTGTGCATGAAAGATGATAGTATTGAAGGAATATATGAAACTTTGAAGGAGTGTGCTGTTATCAGCAAATCAGCTGGAGGAATTGGTGTTTCTGTTCACAATATTCGAGCCACAGGTAGTTATATTCGTGGAACAAATGGTACATCTAATGGAATTGTCCCAATGCTGCGGGTGTTCAATGATACTGCTCGATATGTTGATCAAGGAGGAGGGAAAAGAAAAGGTATGGTCAATTCTGTATGATGTTATGACAATGTTTGGTTTTTTCTTTTACTAAAAAATGATGTGGACTTGTTTAGGTGCTTTTGCTGTGTATTTGGAGCCATGGCATGCTGACATTTTTGAGTTTTTGGATCTGAGGAAGAACCATGGAAAGGTATTTTTATATAGCTTGAATTTATTTGCATGGACTATAATGATTTGTTTTTAAGTTCTAAATATCATTATTTTACTTGGTTGTAATGATGTATAGTAATAAATTGCATCCAACAATGCCTTTGTTTCTGTAGGAAGAGCACCGGGCTCGTGATCTATTCTATGCTCTTTGGGTGCCTGATCTTTTTATGCAAAGGGTTCAAAGTAATGGCCAATGGTCATTGTTCTGTCCTAATGAGGCTCCAGGCCTGGCAGATTGTTGGGGTGAAGAATTTGAAAAGCTGTATATTCATTATGAAAAAGAGGTTAATACTGTTCTAcctattgttattatttttccaaccaaaattaGGTGCCAAAAGTTCTTTTGTTAATATCTAGGGCAAGGCAAAGAAGGTTGTCCAAGCACAGAACCTTTGGTTTGAGATCCTGAAATCACAGATTGAAACTGGGACCCCTTACATGCTATTTAAGGTGATTTGTCCAAACAAGCCTTATATTTTTGTTGTGTATTTATGTTCTAAGATGAGTATCATGATCTCAACCCTTTGTTTTCCCCTCACTTTATTTCAGGATACCTGCAATAGAAAAAGTAACCAGCAAAATCTTGGCACCATTAAATCTTCAAATTTGTGTACTGAGATAATTGAGTACACAAGTCCAATGGAAACAGCTGTGTGCAATCTGGCATCTATTGCACTACCTAGATATGTGAGGGAAAAGGTAAGTGATACATAGTGCTAATGTTGCCCACAGTTGTTCCCCTGGGTCTGCTTATTTATACAGTTAGCCTTATTACATTTTTTTATCTTTAGGGTGTTCCACTGGAGTCTCATCCATCTAAGCTTGTTGGGAGTAGAGGATCTCAGAATAGATTTTTTGACTTTGATAAGCTGGCAGAGGTTTGATTCTTTACCTTGCAGTTGTACTCATCCATCTGTTACCTAGATGGATTCTAATCTCTCTAGCACATCTTTGTGATGGAATGGTGTATTAGTATTGCTGTTTGGTTTTTATATTATCATGATTGAGATTTCTTTTTCTTGTGATTTGTCAGGTAACTGAAATTGTAACCAGAAATCTTAACAaaattattgatgttaattactACCCCGTTGAAACTGCCAAAAGATCAAATTTGCGTCATAGGCCCATTGGTATTGGAGTTCAGGGTCTTGCAGACACATTCATCTTACTTGGCATGGCCTTTGATTCACCTGAGGTATATTTGGTCACAAAtagattgatttggtatgttttttaaCCTGAATTAATTTATCTGATATTTTACTGGTTTTGGATTTTAGGCTCAACAGCTGAACAGGGACATTTTTGAGACCATATACTATCATGCTCTGAAAGCTTCTTCTAGTTTGGCAGAGAAAGATGGCCCCTATGAGACATATGCTGGCTGTCCTGTTAGTAAGGTTGGTGATTAAATAATGAATTTGGATTTTGGTTATGTAATGGGACATATGGACAGTTGATCTTTCTTTAAAGTGCATTCAAAGAATTTGGATTTTGGTTATACAATTTGATTGCAAATTGCAATATCTTAGATGCTCATTGCTTAAGTCTGTTTTACTCACTGCTGAGTTGTGTGTTCAACTGCAGGGCATTCTTCAGCCTGACATGTGGGGTGTTACTCCTTCAGGTCGGTGGGATTGGACTGCTCTTAGGGACATGATAGCCAAGAATGGAGTGAGAAATTCACTATTGTTAGCACCTATGCCAACTGCTTCAACTAGTCAGATTCTTGGGAATAATGAATGCTTTGAGCCATATACCTCCAATATTTATAGTCGCAGAGTTTTGAGGTTTGTCCTGATTTCCTATTAATCATCCCTTTCATTTATTTATTGTCAATTGCTTAATAACATTTTTTCTGTCATATCTCCAGTGGGGAGTTTGTAGTGGTAAACAAGCATCTTCTTCATGATTTAACTGAGATGGGTCTTTGGTCTCCTGTTATTAAGAACAACATAATACACGAGGATGGTTCTGTTCAGAATATTCCAGAAGTACCTCATGAGCTGAAAGCAATTTACAGGTGTTTTTAATTGCTCTCCTCTCAACTAGGGCCAAGTTCCCTATTCTGTTCTTTTTTGGCTATCATTTAGAATAAACTGTGAAATTAAGATTTATGCTTCTCTTTAATTTACTAGGACTGTTTGGGAAATCAAGCAAAAGACACTGGTTGATATGGCTGTCGATCGTGGATGCTTCATAGACCAGAGCCAAAGCTTAAACATACATATGGACCAACCTAATTTTGGAAAACTAACTTCCTTGCACTTCTATGCCTGGTCTAAGGTATTAAAATTTGGTCTTTATTGCGATTAAACCAATGCAAATGCCAATTGTTGCATCAAGGATTGCTGATCCACTGTTAATATAGGGTCTGAAGACTGGTATGTATTATCTAAGATCTCGAGCTGCAGCTGATGCAATCAAATTCACAGTTGATACTTCCATGCTTAAGGTAATAGATATGAATTGGTGTTGAACTCCATTTCAATATCATTTAAATTGTGAATTCAATTGATACCAAGCATGTTATTTGTGGTAATATAGGAAAAACCAAAGGTAGCAGATGATGATACAAAAATGGCAGAAATGGTTTGTTCCCTGACGAATCGTGAAGAGTGCATGGCTTGTGGGAGCTAAGCAGCAACAGCAGCATTTTTTGAAGCTTTTGGAAGTAAGCAAGTGCTAGAAGCGCAAATTGGCGTTAGATAATTAGGGATGTGGCCTAAGTTAATGTAACTGTTTTAACTTGTTTGTATAGTATAGTTATGATTTTGGTTATCTCAAGGTTGCAGGCTTGGAATATATCTTTGGAATATGGAGACTTTTTTAATGTATAAACTAGTAGTCTTCCATGGAAGTTTGAAACTTGAAGCATAAAATCATTAATTAGATTCGACAGTACGTGACTTAAAACACAAAACCCCTGTTTCAAATGGATGGAATAAAGAAAACTCACATTTGTCTCACTACTTCAaccaactcctttaattttggCCTCCCTTAATGGAGGCGTGCATGTCAGGTGCTTGGATTTTTGCTGCTTGGTGCTGTCTTTCCTTCCTCCTTATGGTGGCAGGAGGTCAGGGTTGAGTTTTTCAGAATTCATTACGGGTTTGGTTGACAAAAAAATGGAGAAATTAAAATTGGACCAATTTTGATTCAGAAGTACTCAATTTcggtttgaatttttatttaatttgtaattaattttaatttttatgattttaaaatagtattttatatttaaaataatgataatttaaaattattatatacttgaaattttttacaactatatataattttttaaaatttaccaaataatatttaaaaataataaacaaggtttattttattataagaTTCATGAATGATTAGTTTCTTTAGGGATATTAACAAGCAAATGTGTGAATAATTAACGGATAAATTAATGTTCAAATATTAGTTAGTTGGTCTTAAATTATGTGTGATTAAACCTTAGGAAGTGGCGATCCTAAGGAGTCATTTAAGATAAATGAGATTGAGAGATAAGTTTACTGAGTAAATAATAATTTACCCTAGTCAAGAAAGTGAGCTCAAGAGATAAAGTGTGTATTGgtcaattagttaattagttagaggcTAAGAGAAAATAATTGGTTAATTAATGGTTAACTTGATAAAACTCGCCGTTTGAAGTTAATTAGGAACACTAAAGTGAGTTAATCTTCTGTCTTCTTAATTGGAATTAATTTCGATTGTTATTTGGTTGTCttaatttttgataatttatgttattgttaatcacttttaatttggttgTTTGTAATATAAGTTTAGATTACTACTATTTAGTCTTGTTAGTGTAGAAAAGtaatttaagtttaattcaaTCTCCATTGGGTACGGTTCTCGGAATACTTCACAGAGTGTTTCGTTGTAACATTCTTtaatatattacaatttgacccattGCGGACATCGCTGCTTTATTTCTTATCTATTTTGCTATAGTATTTCCAGTCCAGATGATTACATGTCTGGCGATGGTCAAGTTGTTAGCGCCGTTGTAGAGGAGGTTTCGACATTAAACTAAAGTATTATTTTTTGCATTTTAATAGGATAAATAGGAATATTTAGAACTATAGATacgaattttaattttagttattttaattttattttatttttcggttattaattttatttcaatttctctTAGATTTCAGTGTCTGACTTGAAGTGAAACCATCCCAATCGAGCCAAATCTTGAACTAGAGAGAATTCGGAGACGAACGCGTCAACAAATGCAAAACAATCCCGCCCATGGTAGTTAATTTACCTTGGGAAAACCCTCTGTTTGATGAACCACCAGAACCGCAAGCATGGTTCCGAAAAGAGCCACTGATGGCTTGACAAGAGCAAAGTTCACGCGAATATGCGCTACttatgtaacagcctgtttttgggtcagatcagaacagtggtttcgggaccatgaatttgaagtagaaatatttattttattatttctttaggATCTACAGCATGATacaataattgtgtgaaaatttcgttaagaaattttatcgattgagtgcccaatttgactagaatgactaaa
This is a stretch of genomic DNA from Gossypium arboreum isolate Shixiya-1 chromosome 11, ASM2569848v2, whole genome shotgun sequence. It encodes these proteins:
- the LOC108474030 gene encoding ribonucleoside-diphosphate reductase large subunit isoform X2, whose translation is MYVVKRDGRQEAVHFDKITARLKKLSYGLSIDHCDPVLVAQKVCAGVYKGVTTSQLDELAAETAAAMTANHPDYASLAARIVVSNLHKNTKKSFSETIKIMYNHFNERSGLKAPLIADDVYEIIMENAAWLDSEIIYDRDFDYDYFGFKTLERSYLLKVQGKVIERPQHMLMRVAVGIHKDDIDSAIKTYHMMSQRWFTHASPTLFNAGTPRPQLSSCFLVCMKDDSIEGIYETLKECAVISKSAGGIGVSVHNIRATGSYIRGTNGTSNGIVPMLRVFNDTARYVDQGGGKRKGAFAVYLEPWHADIFEFLDLRKNHGKEEHRARDLFYALWVPDLFMQRVQSNGQWSLFCPNEAPGLADCWGEEFEKLYIHYEKEGVPLESHPSKLVGSRGSQNRFFDFDKLAEVTEIVTRNLNKIIDVNYYPVETAKRSNLRHRPIGIGVQGLADTFILLGMAFDSPEAQQLNRDIFETIYYHALKASSSLAEKDGPYETYAGCPVSKGILQPDMWGVTPSGRWDWTALRDMIAKNGVRNSLLLAPMPTASTSQILGNNECFEPYTSNIYSRRVLSGEFVVVNKHLLHDLTEMGLWSPVIKNNIIHEDGSVQNIPEVPHELKAIYRTVWEIKQKTLVDMAVDRGCFIDQSQSLNIHMDQPNFGKLTSLHFYAWSKGLKTGMYYLRSRAAADAIKFTVDTSMLKEKPKVADDDTKMAEMVCSLTNREECMACGS
- the LOC108474030 gene encoding ribonucleoside-diphosphate reductase large subunit isoform X1, translating into MYVVKRDGRQEAVHFDKITARLKKLSYGLSIDHCDPVLVAQKVCAGVYKGVTTSQLDELAAETAAAMTANHPDYASLAARIVVSNLHKNTKKSFSETIKIMYNHFNERSGLKAPLIADDVYEIIMENAAWLDSEIIYDRDFDYDYFGFKTLERSYLLKVQGKVIERPQHMLMRVAVGIHKDDIDSAIKTYHMMSQRWFTHASPTLFNAGTPRPQLSSCFLVCMKDDSIEGIYETLKECAVISKSAGGIGVSVHNIRATGSYIRGTNGTSNGIVPMLRVFNDTARYVDQGGGKRKGAFAVYLEPWHADIFEFLDLRKNHGKEEHRARDLFYALWVPDLFMQRVQSNGQWSLFCPNEAPGLADCWGEEFEKLYIHYEKEGKAKKVVQAQNLWFEILKSQIETGTPYMLFKDTCNRKSNQQNLGTIKSSNLCTEIIEYTSPMETAVCNLASIALPRYVREKGVPLESHPSKLVGSRGSQNRFFDFDKLAEVTEIVTRNLNKIIDVNYYPVETAKRSNLRHRPIGIGVQGLADTFILLGMAFDSPEAQQLNRDIFETIYYHALKASSSLAEKDGPYETYAGCPVSKGILQPDMWGVTPSGRWDWTALRDMIAKNGVRNSLLLAPMPTASTSQILGNNECFEPYTSNIYSRRVLSGEFVVVNKHLLHDLTEMGLWSPVIKNNIIHEDGSVQNIPEVPHELKAIYRTVWEIKQKTLVDMAVDRGCFIDQSQSLNIHMDQPNFGKLTSLHFYAWSKGLKTGMYYLRSRAAADAIKFTVDTSMLKEKPKVADDDTKMAEMVCSLTNREECMACGS